One Tetrapisispora phaffii CBS 4417 chromosome 3, complete genome DNA segment encodes these proteins:
- the MRPL7 gene encoding mitochondrial 54S ribosomal protein uL5m (similar to Saccharomyces cerevisiae MRPL7 (YDR237W); ancestral locus Anc_8.461) → MQRLAVNYNLCRGFFTGSALAKSACSIVKPVHHLVKIDKAKLSPRFPELNFNKNDIRSPAFKPVAVCQDRGQEHYLNTLQSDLLLMTYSHGKKKIEGLKRRPWDGTSPYHLNRRTKNPKGSKSQLPDVNPIDWKNIPNIESVVLNCYVSQAKENPLLAISASLQLQQITGVKPIPLYSRTDVPSWKVRKGNHMGAKVELKGRPMTQFLLTLSEIVLPRIREYKGISNTSGNKFGSISFGLTPSDVRFFPEIDSNQDLWPVSFGMHININTSAQTDAQARTLISGFQIPFNGSKNQEF, encoded by the coding sequence ATGCAAAGATTAGCGGTGAATTATAATTTGTGTAGAGGTTTTTTCACAGGTTCTGCTTTAGCGAAATCAGCATGTTCTATTGTAAAACCAGTCCATCATTTGGTGAAAATTGATAAGGCCAAGTTATCTCCTAGATTTCCAGAAttgaattttaataaaaatgatatcagATCTCCCGCTTTTAAACCAGTAGCAGTTTGTCAAGACAGAGGCCAGGAACATTATTTGAACACGTTACAAAGTGACTTATTGTTAATGACTTACTCTCAtggaaagaaaaaaattgaaggtTTGAAAAGAAGACCATGGGATGGCACATCTCCATACCATTTGAATAGAAGAACCAAGAATCCCAAAGGTTCTAAATCTCAGTTACCTGATGTTAATCCAATAGATTGGAAAAATATACCAAATATTGAAAGCGTTGTGTTGAACTGTTACGTTTCTCAAGCGAAAGAAAATCCTCTTTTAGCGATCTCTGCAAGCTTACAATTGCAACAAATCACTGGAGTAAAACCAATCCCACTATATTCAAGAACTGATGTTCCTTCCTGGAAGGTCAGGAAAGGTAACCATATGGGTGCTAAGGTGGAATTAAAGGGTCGCCCAATGACCCAATTTTTGTTAACTTTGTCAGAAATTGTATTACCAAGAATAAGAGAATACAAAGGTATCAGTAATACATCCGGAAATAAATTTGGTAGTATATCTTTTGGTTTAACACCAAGTGATGTAAGATTCTTCCCAGAAATCGATAGCAATCAAGATTTATGGCCTGTATCATTTGGTATGCATATTAACATTAATACATCTGCACAGACCGATGCTCAAGCAAGAACTTTAATCAGCGGGTTCCAAATTCCATTCAATGGTTCTAAAAATCAAGAATTTTAA
- the GLE1 gene encoding nucleoporin GLE1 (similar to Saccharomyces cerevisiae GLE1 (YDL207W); ancestral locus Anc_8.460) — translation MKFAFDDLLNSSENDDLLDKVVTSENIQESPLSSPNLDYTYINESEEDESIPHLRLPRKQLDNEIMINSLNKVNNMNSFVELRKSEETPSLNPELLQYMKDLDLDSRLPRINVSLHVLVSNNGNLLVNNNQADGSLETVKKIEIDNSKEKAVLSIQHSFTSRLNALVNSNLEQVKDIKKRKKEEEQRIRKEREDRERKIEEERRRKKAEEELKRKEEEERLRLEKEALDKQKKELELKEKARKEEEALKTQQEKLAELKYNQNVGKEITNFKEINKTFLYYKDKIKEIKRDIIEPVKNGDKNFKSILSKHKRKINPKFGQLTNSTQQLKNVYEELTKLVDETKTNQLSYNWILNFICKAIVSQAETEVRVKPASSLALGKLSVLLMIRYEELTELLKARFIKKCPFVIGFSCKIDTEEGRLRMGWKRKEDNKWEEETTYDERMGGMVTLFSVITRLPVSTEFNGITAESRNPIPISESWRFLARICNMDKELLTNSHFIILCSWWEAAGKQFVEHYGKQGEKLLRLVAGNLINSVSASKFIGAARLSILIEEWITTGSIKSFPEMDA, via the coding sequence ATGAAATTTGCGTTTGATGACTTATTGAATTCTAGTGAGAATGATGATCTATTAGATAAGGTGGTTACGAGTGAGAATATCCAAGAATCTCCTTTATCTTCTCCTAATTTAGATTATACATATATCAATGAAAGTGAAGAGGATGAAAGTATTCCACATCTTCGATTGCCAAGGAAGCAACTAGATAATGAAATCATGATAAACAGTTTAAACAAGGTGAACAATATGAATAGCTTTGTTGAGTTACGTAAATCTGAAGAGACCCCAAGTCTCAATCCTGAACTTCTTCAATACATGAAGGATCTAGACTTAGATTCTAGATTGCCCAGGATAAATGTATCGTTACATGTATTAGTTTCAAACAATGGCAATCTCttagttaataataacCAAGCAGATGGTTCTTTGGAAACTGTAAAGAAGATTGAGATTGACAACTCAAAGGAAAAAGCGGTTCTATCGATACAACATTCATTTACTTCGAGATTGAATGCACTAGTAAATAGCAATTTAGAGCAAGTTAAAGATATTAAGAAACGTAAAAAAGAGGAAGAACAGAGGATACGTAAAGAGAGAGAAGACAGAGAACGTAAGatagaagaagaaagaagacGTAAAAAGGCTGAGGAAGAACTGAAACGCaaagaggaagaagaacGATTGAGACTCGAAAAAGAAGCACTTGAtaaacaaaagaaagaattagAGCTTAAAGAAAAAGCTCGAAAGGAGGAAGAGGCATTGAAGACGCAACAAGAGAAATTGGCAGAATTGAAATACAATCAAAATGTTGGCAAAGAAATTACAAACTTCAAAGAGATTAATAAAACGTTCttatattataaagataaaataaaagaaatcaagCGTGATATAATTGAACCTGTTAAAAATGgtgataaaaatttcaagagTATACTATCGAAGCATAAGCGTAAAATAAATCCAAAATTCGGTCAATTGACCAACAGCACCCagcaattaaaaaatgtttatGAGGAACTGACAAAACTCGTTGACGAAACAAAGACAAATCAATTATCATATAATTGgatattgaatttcatATGTAAGGCAATAGTATCTCAAGCAGAAACCGAGGTTCGAGTCAAGCCAGCATCTTCATTAGCACTTGGGAAGTTATCTGTTTTATTAATGATTAGATATGAAGAATTGacagaattattgaaagcaagatttattaaaaaatgtcCATTTGTTATAGGTTTTTCATGTAAAATTGATACAGAAGAAGGTAGGCTAAGGATGGGATGGAAACGTAAGGAAGATAATAAATGGGAAGAAGAGACGACATATGACGAAAGAATGGGAGGTATGGTTACTTTATTTTCTGTAATCACTAGATTACCTGTTTCTACTGAATTTAATGGAATTACTGCTGAATCGAGAAATCCTATCCCAATAAGTGAATCGTGGAGATTCCTTGCAAGGATTTGTAACATGgataaagaattattaacaaaCTCGCATTTCATCATTTTATGTTCGTGGTGGGAAGCAGCAGGGAAGCAGTTTGTTGAGCATTATGGAAAGCAGGGAGAAAAGCTATTGCGATTGGTTGCTGGAAACCTAATAAACTCAGTTTCTGCTTCCAAATTTATTGGTGCCGCAAGATTATCGATTCTAATTGAAGAATGGATCACAACAGGTAGCATCAAATCATTCCCCGAAATGGATGCGTAA
- the FMN1 gene encoding riboflavin kinase (similar to Saccharomyces cerevisiae FMN1 (YDR236C); ancestral locus Anc_8.459) has product MRAVDVAIPEVPQAPYPIFCSEFNEVINGFGRGSSELGIPTANIDIDKLPSIINDDLSLGVYFGYCQLMENDALNINNNGTETSSNIKFREDGSEVIYNYGAQLNASNGDLEKLPVVLSVGKNPFYNNEQDVDAIQKTVELHILHDFESDFYGALIKFNILGYIRPELNYTSKEQLIDDINTDIEIARSTLLKPTYLKYKDLL; this is encoded by the coding sequence ATGAGAGCGGTTGACGTTGCTATACCTGAAGTACCACAAGCTCCATATCCTATATTTTGTTCTGAGTTCAACGAAGTGATCAATGGATTTGGTCGCGGATCTAGTGAATTAGGTATTCCTACTGCTAATATCGATATTGACAAACTTCCAAGCATAATCAATGACGACCTGTCATTGGGAGTCTATTTTGGATATTGTCAATTGATGGAGAATGATGCATTgaatattaacaataacGGGACTGAAACATCTTCGAATATAAAATTCAGAGAAGATGGCAGTGAAGTGATATACAACTACGGAGCTCAATTGAATGCAAGCAATGGAGATTTGGAGAAGTTGCCTGTGGTATTATCAGTGGGTAAGAATCCgttttataataatgagCAAGATGTGGATGCGATTCAGAAGACAGTGGAATTGCATATACTGCATGACTTTGAATCTGATTTCTATGGAGCATTgatcaaattcaatattcttGGATACATTAGACCGGAATTGAATTATACTTCCAAAGAACAATTAATCGATGATATTAATACTGACATCGAAATAGCGAGATCAACATTACTCAAGCCGACCTATCTAAAATACAAGGACCTATTATAA
- the TPHA0C01950 gene encoding reticulon family protein (similar to Saccharomyces cerevisiae RTN2 (YDL204W) and RTN1 (YDR233C); ancestral locus Anc_8.454), translated as MSTEQKKDCCACKCITECDVLTWKNPIETGKLFGASLLAILFIKNVNILTFLSKTLYLVFFTTGSIEFITNLLLGNGNGLVTKYGIQNCPNTVGFIRPYVDEFLKQLPIKQAAMRKLVFAASPKNTLKAGALFWFLHKVFSLISFTNLLIIVDLIAFTLPIVYKSYQTEIDQVVKQIIEILQKNLEVAKKQACEKAKPTLQSLDKKLGPVSKLIKSKLNIDDKKNESESTAASSSAPAAATSGSEFPSVPASQPISEAINAAAEDASKKAEELSN; from the coding sequence ATGTCTACTgaacaaaagaaagattGTTGCGCTTGCAAATGCATCACTGAATGTGATGTTTTAACTTGGAAAAATCCAATTGAAACTGGCAAATTATTTGGTGCAAGTTTACTTGCcattttattcattaaaaatgttaatattttaacatttttaagTAAAACTTTGTATCTAGTTTTCTTCACAACAGGTTCAATCGAATTCATTACTAATTTGCTATTAGGCAATGGTAACGGTTTAGTCACTAAATATGGCATTCAAAACTGTCCAAACACAGTAGGTTTCATTAGACCTTATGTTGACGAATTTTTAAAGCAATTGCCAATTAAGCAGGCTGCTATGAGAAAATTGGTATTCGCAGCCTCCCCAAAAAATACTTTGAAAGCTGGTGCTTTATTCTGGTTCTTACATAAAGTCTTCAGTTTAATCTCGTTCACTAATCTATTAATAATCGTCGATTTAATCGCTTTCACTTTACCAATTGTTTACAAAAGCTATCAAACTGAAATTGATCAAGTTGTTAAacaaattattgaaatctTACAAAAGAACTTAGAAGTCGCAAAGAAACAGGCTTGTGAAAAGGCTAAGCCAACTTTACAATCCTTAGACAAGAAATTAGGTCCAGTCTCTAAATTGATTAAGTCGAAATTAAACATTGATGACAAGAAGAACGAATCAGAATCCACTGCTGCTTCCTCTTCTGCTCCAGCTGCCGCCACTTCTGGTTCGGAATTCCCTTCTGTTCCAGCTTCTCAACCAATCTCTGAAGCCATCAACGCTGCTGCTGAAGACGCTTCTAAGAAAGCTGAAGAGTTATCAaactaa
- the ACK1 gene encoding Ack1p (similar to Saccharomyces cerevisiae YDL203C; ancestral locus Anc_8.452), whose amino-acid sequence MDYKYENSQYYDNQRYQNHMKEFPPNQQTNEVSPRINKNTKHTPYPIDDSIEVNHRAPVTGTNFPSKPHTYVTPVHTPVEQTFKMNSSQNSDAISNPSYFDANNQLGKPNNRTPVINQPSFNASSNSFASSETSIVTAPDMILSQPQSKPAMMKNPSRIQYERTPSDNEVPPTQTSNLNNTKNNNIKQSRNIDLSSYPPEAIDFYEIYKRTLDDSSNFTNEVQFKWCETLFEYAFKDSFISQYNINAERLTRKLTPEEVIKNQKIMIDHSFKVLSKLISNKYPKAIYLMATLYSHQPYLKIKDKNIIGRDDARAFELYQIAAKFNHSDSFYRAGICCEFERGISTDPSKGITREHMIQKAIGFYEKGALICQNKLCMYKLGMCYLYGLNNNINEVSRQRIIQPDVRLSVNWFEESGNSQSVYELAKIYEFDNLLSPIKKLLIDSNMHKDPSKSLRYYYKCATEFNHSLSQWKLGYCYENGYLNLPVCGEKSIAWYMKSVKTNPNAVAMLSIAGWYLTGCPNVLRPNLVESFTWVLKSCQLSDGKFSKAEFILGSYFEYGIGCKQDMNRAINRYEIASKLGHLRAKEKLRQYGIPV is encoded by the coding sequence ATGGATTACAAATATGAAAATTCTCAATATTATGATAATCAAAGATACCAAAACCATATGAAAGAATTTCCACCGAATCAGCAGACTAACGAAGTATCACCAcgaataaataaaaatacaaagCATACACCATACCCAATCGACGATAGTATAGAAGTTAATCATCGTGCTCCAGTAACTGGTACAAACTTTCCATCCAAACCGCATACTTATGTAACTCCAGTACACACGCCGGTAGAGCAAACTTTCAAAATGAATAGTTCTCAGAATAGCGATGCGATATCAAATCCTTCATATTTTGATGCAAATAACCAATTGGGAAAACCCAATAATAGAACTCCAGTAATAAACCAACCTTCCTTTAATGCATCTTCCAATTCATTTGCTTCGTCAGAGACTTCAATTGTAACAGCTCCTGATATGATACTCAGCCAACCTCAGTCAAAGCCTGCCATGATGAAGAACCCTTCTAGAATTCAATATGAAAGAACTCCATCAGATAACGAAGTTCCCCCAACACAAACGAGCAATcttaataatacaaaaaacaataatatcaagCAGAGTAGAAATATTGATCTATCATCATATCCACCTGAGGCAATCGATTtttatgaaatatataaacgTACTCTTGATGATTCTTCGAATTTTACAAATGAAGTGCAATTTAAATGGTGTGAAactttatttgaatatgcATTCAAGGACTCTTTTATTTctcaatataatataaatgcaGAGCGATTAACAAGAAAGTTAACGCCTGAAGAGGTTATTAAAAAccagaaaataatgattgaTCACTCATTTAAAGTATTGAGCAAATTGATTTCGAATAAGTACCCCAAGgctatatatttaatggCCACCTTATATTCTCACCAGCCTTatcttaaaattaaagacaaaaatattattggaAGAGATGATGCAAGAGCATTTGAATTATACCAAATAGCTGCAAAATTTAATCATTCTGATAGTTTTTATAGAGCTGGTATTTGTTGCGAATTTGAAAGAGGGATCTCAACTGATCCTTCTAAGGGCATTACAAGAGAACACATGATTCAGAAAGCTATTGGTTTTTATGAGAAAGGTGCATTGATATGCCAAAACAAACTTTGTATGTATAAGTTAGGTATGTGTTACTTATATGGattaaacaataatattaatgaagtAAGCAGGCAGCGCATAATACAACCTGATGTTAGATTATCAGTGAATTGGTTTGAAGAGAGTGGAAATTCTCAATCAGTATATGAGCTTGCCaaaatatatgaatttGATAACCTATTAAGCCCTATAAAAAAACTATTGATTGATTCCAATATGCACAAAGATCCTTCCAAATCCTTGAGATACTATTACAAATGTGCGACAGAGTTCAATCATTCATTATCTCAATGGAAACTGGGGTACTGTTACGAAAATGGATACCTTAATTTACCTGTATGCGGTGAAAAATCCATTGCCTGGTACATGAAATCAGTGAAGACCAATCCCAATGCTGTAGCAATGTTATCGATTGCAGGATGGTATTTAACTGGTTGTCCCAACGTATTGAGACCCAATTTAGTTGAATCATTTACTTGGGTACTTAAAAGTTGTCAATTGAGTGATGGTAAATTTAGTAAAGCTGAGTTTATTTTAGGGTCTTATTTTGAGTATGGAATAGGTTGTAAACAAGATATGAATAGAGCTATCAATAGGTATGAAATAGCTAGCAAATTAGGACATTTAAGGGCAAAGGAAAAGCTACGACAATATGGCATTCCagtttaa
- the IVY1 gene encoding Ivy1p (similar to Saccharomyces cerevisiae IVY1 (YDR229W); ancestral locus Anc_8.450) → MSASEPKIGTSNELKSNSSLRENSSNNRYHAPHLSEFYSIVNNENQRLPTVNENNNSVDELVSSINDTDINGNSNKKESGFNPFTKFTSRFSSRRPSSVTSGMSSISDLRTLVTKKDMDNTAIEIEKLYKNSKSYSSKLVDISTESSELACSLEAISKLKGCSDVSADKLLKASGLFHLLANHEQIMSRIINDLLNENILQELTNFKEENKKLTKEFKNNFMELSSSLKLQEKRNAELSKKKIRNILTYRQSLNNLQFQLDQVETLKHHYFQDCYKLVEDTCNNVLKNVASTTRAQVEISENIARKGWSGGGLDNLLSDSNDPFNYESDEEDEEFQQIKNNQETDQHINGEEELPTLKENIVSKIVTAENNGKIAVSPKVTTSDVNENKIVNENPELMSTPHKFICTSDNANSITNENYITSPLKNETKDSDTKSESDQMDNEEHEDVDSNFDNSFSLPIMPPSRNTNPDHIKSLSRQEQNNGITSVEKLLLPGTNILSDMHTEFEKHERKPELENEQDFGNTMEESEYPDFADQSTIHDNS, encoded by the coding sequence ATGTCGGCTAGTGAACCTAAAATTGGAACTTCCAATGAGCTGAAATCAAATAGTTCTCTTCGTGAGAACTCGTCAAACAATCGATATCATGCCCCACATCTATCTGAATTTTATTCTattgtaaataatgaaaatcaGAGACTACCGACAgtgaatgaaaataataatagtgtGGATGAACTTGTTTCAAGTATTAATGACACGGATATTAATGGTAACAGTAATAAGAAAGAAAGCGGATTTAATCCATTTACTAAATTTACTAGTCGATTCTCTAGCCGACGTCCTTCTAGTGTGACTTCAGGGATGAGTTCAATAAGCGATTTAAGAACATTAGTAACTAAAAAAGATATGGATAATACCGCTATTgagattgaaaaattatataaaaattcGAAATCATATTCTTCCAAATTGGTGGATATTTCCACAGAATCCAGCGAACTTGCCTGCTCGTTAGAAGCTATTTCGAAACTGAAAGGTTGTAGTGATGTAAGTGCAGATAAATTACTGAAAGCCAGTGGGTTGTTCCATTTACTGGCTAACCATGAGCAGATTATGTCAAGGATAATAAACGATTtattgaatgaaaatattcttcaggagttaacaaattttaaagaagagaataaaaaattgactaaagaattcaaaaataattttatggAGTTGAGTAGTAGTTTGAAACTACAAGAGAAAAGAAATGCAGAACTATcgaagaaaaaaataagaaatattttaacatATAGACAAAGTCTAAATAATCTACAATTTCAACTCGATCAAGTTGAGACTTTGAAACATCACTATTTTCAAGATTGTTATAAACTAGTGGAAGATACTTGcaataatgttttaaaaaatgtcGCTAGTACAACTAGGGCTCAGGTGGAAATATCAGAAAATATTGCAAGAAAAGGTTGGTCTGGAGGTGGATTAGATAATTTACTATCTGATTCGAATGATCCGTTTAATTACGAaagtgatgaagaagatgaggAGTTTCAACAGATAAAGAATAACCAGGAAACTGATCAACATATAAACGGGGAAGAAGAACTTCCAACtctaaaagaaaatattgtttcCAAAATAGTGACTGCTGAAAATAATGGAAAGATCGCGGTAAGTCCTAAGGTAACAACATCAGATGTGAACGAAAATAAGATAGTAAATGAAAATCCTGAACTTATGTCAACTCCACATAAATTTATATGCACAAGTGACAATGCAAATTCCATAACTAACGAAAATTATATCACTTCGCCACtcaaaaatgaaactaaAGACTCCGATACCAAATCGGAAAGTGACCAAATGGATAATGAAGAACATGAAGATGTTGATTCgaattttgataattcgTTTTCTTTGCCAATCATGCCACCATCTAGAAATACAAATCCAGATCATATCAAATCGCTAAGTCGACAGGAGCAGAACAATGGCATCACTAGCGTAGAAAAGCTACTTCTACCAGGAACGAATATTCTATCAGATATGCATACAGAATTCGAAAAGCATGAGCGAAAACCAGAGCttgaaaatgaacaagACTTTGGAAACACCATGGAAGAGTCTGAATATCCCGATTTTGCAGACCAATCTACAATCCATGACAATAGCTAA